Proteins from one Rosa chinensis cultivar Old Blush chromosome 7, RchiOBHm-V2, whole genome shotgun sequence genomic window:
- the LOC112175451 gene encoding ras-related protein RABA6b, translating into MASIWTYPIYTYKYIYIFEHSLFLLLKESVMKNSSVFMVDSVDEDCDYLFKAVLIGDSGVGKSNLLSRFSKGEFRLDSKPTIGVEFAYRNIKVGDRLVKAQIWDTAGQERFRAITSSYYRGALGSILVYDITRRKSFENVEKWLRELREYGNSDMVIVLVGNKLDLSHSREVTEEEGRNFAEAEGICFMETSALENVNVDRLFLDMISKIHEITSHKSLDTKMDDQTSASLHAAKEIIHIDDDNEVTATKQSSYCCSR; encoded by the exons ATGGCTTCGATTTGGACATATcccatatatacatataaatacatatatatatttgagca TTCCTTGTTCTTGTTGCTTAAGGAATCAGTTATGAAGAACTCATCGGTTTTCATGGTGGATTCCGTTGATGAAGACTGTGATTATCTGTTCAAGGCGGTTTTGATCGGGGACTCTGGAGTTGGGAAATCAAACTTGCTGTCCAGGTTTTCGAAAGGCGAATTCCGGCTGGATTCCAAGCCCACCATCGGTGTCGAGTTCGCTTACCGGAATATCAAGGTTGGTGACAGACTCGTCAAGGCTCAAATATGGGACACTGCCGGCCAAGAAAG ATTCAGAGCGATCACCAGTTCATACTACCGTGGAGCGCTTGGTTCGATACTAGTGTATGACATAACTCGGCGAAAATCCTTTGAGAATGTGGAGAAATGGTTGCGTGAGCTCCGGGAGTATGGTAATTCGGATATGGTTATTGTTCTTGTAGGAAACAAATTGGATTTGAGCCACTCGAGAGAGGTCACCGAGGAAGAAGGTAGAAATTTTGCGGAGGCGGAAGGGATATGTTTCATGGAAACTTCGGCTCTAGAGAATGTGAATGTTGACAGACTTTTTTTGGATATGATTTCTAAGATTCATGAAATAACGAGCCACAAGAGTTTGGACACCAAAATGGATGATCAAACTAGTGCGAGTCTTCACGCTGCGAAAGAAATCATTCATATTGATGATGATAATGAAGTCACGGCTACTAAACAATCTAGTTATTGTTGCTCGAGATAA
- the LOC112178766 gene encoding golgin candidate 2 has translation MANWISSKLRAAETILQQIDQQAAESLRKNEKPVADDDLKLGAPAKTSGSVPLKDQLKKKTLENSDYSGKLRSDPSFSSVNSSNYSSSGNENSSSNNKDKEIVGKPKSQPLSDSDWTQLLSAPKPAAATSTLSRGNGLHGVRGLRKDGRRQGSAASASNLEVKKNQKSGIANNVMKSVQRAGVGEGRKLNGRVSDGEESGIPDSARRFSTGELKSDGKVMEGGELDYRDVAVDTSVEIKGKANEEKGGSLDTKELSLEGCLESVKKNEGLSDKKIGGQSMNDQLRSSTVRGKHESSEAARSSTSEDFKRGFTSVTDGSSESDSDSGSSSDSESEREKEERRKQRQKILAEKAAAKAVEAIKEKENTVARLEGEKQSLEKILEVQVKQQAQEASKLQTTMMETMEAADIEKQKHNSTRMEAFVRLAKLETANADLAKSLATVQWNLEQEVNHVAELRQQVELKEVSHEELRRKISDTHQIEISLKKVAAPKGLELEQEILEAEYAIITDKVTRLQEKAKKLEADIEMTRKDIEDPTDIEIELQRRLSQMTDHLIQKQAQVEALSSEKATLQFRIEAVSRLLDEGKSMTEFSATSSRDIESGRPLFEDRIRSGREHLGSLLQQLDSIFMAGAKFLRRNTTARLWSLVYFICLHFWVIYILMSHSQPSNEIKSGAVISLENINNTSGV, from the exons ATGGCGAATTGGATCTCCTCTAAACTCAGAGCCGCCGAGACCATCCTCCAACAG ATCGATCAGCAAGCGGCGGAGTCGTTACGGAAAAACGAGAAGCCTGTCGCCGACGACGACTTGAAGTTGGGCGCTCCGGCGAAAACCAGTGGCAGTGTGCCTCTGAAGGACCAGTTGAAgaagaaaaccctagaaaataGTGATTATAGCGGAAAATTAAGGAGCGATCCGAGCTTTAGCAGTGTTAATAGCAGCAATTATAGTAGTAGTGGTAATGAAAATAGTAGTAGTAATAATAAGGATAAAGAGATTGTTGGAAAGCCGAAATCCCAGCCTCTTAGTGATAGTGACTGGACTCAACTTCTCAGTGCACCGAAGCCGGCAGCTGCTACTTCTACATTGAGCCGTGGCAATGGTTTGCACGGGGTTCGGGGTTTGAGGAAGGATGGTAGGAGGCAGGGCAGTGCTGCTTCTGCTTCGAATTTGGAGGTTAAAAAGAATCAGAAGAGTGGGATTGCTAATAATGTTATGAAGTCGGTGCAGAGAGCAGGTGTTGGGGAAGGTAGGAAGTTGAATGGGAGAGTGAGTGATGGGGAGGAGTCTGGTATTCCGGATTCAGCACGGAGGTTTTCCACCGGTGAATTGAAGAGTGATGGTAAGGTTATGGAAGGAGGTGAGTTGGATTATAGGGATGTGGCAGTGGACACTTCGGTTGAAATAAAAGGTAAGGCAAATGAAGAAAAGGGCGGATCTCTTGATACGAAGGAGCTTTCATTGGAGGGTTGTCTAGAGTCAGTAAAGAAAAATGAAGGGTTGTCTGACAAGAAGATTGGAGGGCAGAGTATGAACGATCAGTTGAGAAGCAGTACTGTCAGGGGTAAGCATGAGTCCAGTGAAGCTGCTAGGAGTTCTACCTCTGAAGACTTCAAGAGAGGTTTTACTTCAGTAACTGATGGCAGCTCTGAGTCTGACTCAGATTCTGGTTCAAGTTCTGATTCTGAAAGTGAGCGTGAGAAGGAGGAAAGGAGAAAGCAGAGACAGAAGATTCTAGCTGAGAAAGCAGCAGCTAAAGCTGTGGAGGCCATTAAAGAGAAGGAAAATACGGTTGCCAGATTGGAAGGGGAGAAGCAGAGCTTGGAGAAAATACTTGAAGTTCAAGTGAAGCAACAAGCacaagag GCTTCAAAGCTACAAACGACGATGATGGAAACCATGGAAGCGGCTGATATAGAGAAGCAGAAACATAATAGTACTAGAATGGAAGCCTTTGTGCGTTTGGCTAAACTTGAG ACTGCAAATGCTGACCTTGCGAAATCCCTAGCCACTGTGCAGTGGAATCTCGAACAGGAG GTCAATCATGTAGCAGAACTTCGACAGCAAGTTGAGTTAAAAGAAGTTAGCCATGAAG AACTCAGGAGGAAGATCTCTGATACTCATCAGATCGAAATATCTTTAAAGAAAGTAGCGGCTCCAAAAGGACTTGAACTTGAGCAAGAGATTTTGGAGGCAGAGTATGCTATTATAACTGATAAAGTTACACGACTGCAAGAAAAG GCAAAGAAGCTGGAAGCAGACATTGAAATGACAAGGAAAGATATAGAGGATCCAACGGATATAGAAATTGAGCTCCAGCGAAGACTTTCTCAGATGACTGACCATTTGATTCAGAAACAAGCCCAG GTTGAGGCTCTCTCCTCAGAAAAGGCAACTCTTCAATTCAGAATTGAG GCAGTCTCAAGGTTGCTAGATGAAGGCAAATCAATGACCGAATTTTCTGCTACGTCATCAAGGGACATTGAATCAGGCAGGCCACTATTTGAAGACAGAATCCGTTCAGGCCGGGAGCACCTAGGTTCATTGCTTCAGCAATTGGATTCCATTTTCATGGCCGGAGCAAAGTTTTTAAGGAGGAACACAACTGCGAGATTATGGTCCCTAGTGTACTTTATTTGCCTCCATTTCTGGGTTATTTATATTCTTATGTCCCATTCTCAACCATCAAATGAGATCAAATCTGGGGCAGTGATATCCTTGGAAAACATTAATAACACTTCAGGTGTATAG
- the LOC112177021 gene encoding ras-associated and pleckstrin homology domains-containing protein 1, whose protein sequence is MDPPPPPNPNPYPPPPIPTSAATISAVPTAVEPDNNAAAAHVAANPTHAPAPTFNHPPYAEMIYTAIAALKERDGSSRRAIAKYIEQVYPSLPPTHSALLTRHLKRLKNSGHLEMVKKSYKIPGPPRSDAPPPPATDSPAPTSVSSPGQPRGRGRPPKPKPEQQQPQLIVSQPQQHQYQQHILQQPIPIPQQPIPIPQQPFPIPQQPIPISHPPFPISQQSFPISQQPIPFSQQPFSISQQPISVSIPIPIPIPIPQQPIPIPQQHPIVQPNFQSFPQPTLPQQSFPEPNVQQQPNSQPMPVDEPKKRPGRPRKAPAALAIGQNSPVVSAKRGRGRPPGSRMSKKRPGRPPKPKTVSSVSGSNGLVKRRPGRPSKAEPRTVFIPYATNVPIIGAFEQTNGPGAVVPQPAPRPRGRPKKDKSAAASSGVAAGSGKPRGRPPLVPGVERPKLSRSGRPVGRPKKDASLAITAAPDPNLAANAELKRKLEYFQLRVGEAVGVLKPFLNNESTAGVAAAIQELEGLATLDITAPLNIATQQPALQS, encoded by the exons ATGGACCCACCACCTCCTCCGAATCCCAATCCTTATCCACCGCCGCCCATCCCCACctccgccgccaccatctccgccGTCCCAACCGCCGTGGAACCTGACAACAACGCCGCCGCCGCTCATGTAGCTGCCAACCCCACTCATGCTCCTGCCCCTACTTTCAACCACCCTCCTTATGCTGAG ATGATATACACAGCTATTGCAGCGTTGAAGGAGAGAGACGGGTCGAGCAGGAGAGCTATAGCTAAGTACATCGAGCAGGTCTACCCGAGTCTCCCACCAACTCACTCGGCCTTGTTGACTCGCCATCTCAAACGACTCAAGAACTCTGGTCATCTTGAGATGGTCAAGAAGTCGTACAAGATCCCAGGCCCTCCCAGATCTGACGCTCCGCCTCCTCCTGCAACCGACTCTCCTGCTCCTACCTCTGTTTCCTCTCCCGGGCAGCCCCGTGGCCGCGGCCGTCCTCCCAAGCCCAAGCCGGAACAGCAGCAGCCACAGTTGATTGTTTCCCAACCGCAGCAGCATCAGTATCAGCAGCACATTTTGCAACAGCCCATTCCGATTCCGCAGCAGCCAATTCCCATTCCTCAACAGCCATTTCCTATTCCCCAGCAGCCAATTCCCATTTCTCACCCGCCATTTCCCATTTCTCAACAGTCATTTCCCATTTCTCAACAGCCGATTCCCTTTTCTCAACAGCCATTTTCCATTTCTCAACAGCCGATTTCGGtttcaattccaattccaattccaattccaattccgcAACAGCCAATTCCCATTCCCCAACAACACCCCATTGTCCAGCCCAATTTTCAATCTTTTCCACAGCCCACCCTGCCGCAGCAGAGCTTTCCCGAGCCCAATGTTCAGCAGCAGCCCAATTCTCAGCCCATGCCCGTGGATGAGCCTAAGAAGCGACCCGGCCGCCCACGCAAAGCTCCGGCAGCCCTTGCCATAGGGCAGAATAGCCCGGTTGTGTCAGCCAAGAGGGGCAGGGGTCGTCCACCGGGGTCTAGGATGTCAAAGAAGAGACCAGGCCGTCCTCCCAAACCCAAGACTGTTTCGAGTGTTTCGGGTTCTAATGGCCTGGTGAAGAGGAGGCCAGGACGTCCCTCCAAAGCTGAGCCCAGGACTGTGTTTATTCCATATGCTACTAATGTGCCTATAATTGGAGCATTTGAACAGACCAATGGGCCCGGTGCAGTAGTCCCACAACCAGCACCAAGGCCCAGAGGTCGGCCCAAGAAGGATAAGTCGGCTGCCGCCTCTTCTGGTGTGGCCGCCGGCAGTGGTAAGCCACGGGGTAGACCGCCTCTGGTTCCGGGGGTGGAGCGGCCCAAGTTAAGTAGgagtgggaggcccgtgggcaGGCCCAAGAAG GATGCATCACTGGCAATAACTGCAGCACCTGATCCAAATTTAGCTGCCAATGCTGAATTGAAGAGGAAACTGGAATACTTT CAATTAAGAGTGGGGGAAGCTGTTGGCGTGCTAAAACCTTTCTTGAACAATGAAAGCACAGCTGGTGTCGCTGCTGCAATCCAAGAATTAGAAGGGCTTGCAACCTTGGACATCACTGCCCCATTAAATATTGCAACTCAACAGCCAGCGCTCCAAAGTTGA